The following DNA comes from Desulfurispora thermophila DSM 16022.
AAGCCGCTTTCCCCTTCGGCGGCAGCAGCAGTAAGAAAATATTTTTTGGGAGTTGGCAGCATGTTCATTCTCCTTCCTTATAAAATGCCATAAAAATGCATTTACGCAGCATCATAAATGCATCGCTTAAAACACACAGACATTATTATATTTTAACAGAACACCCTTGACAACAATTTTTTGCATAGTCTCCCCTGAACTGTGAAAAGATATCGGAGGACGGATAAAAATCATCTGGTTAAGGAGGTTACTACTGGATGGCCAATACTGTATTGGGGGTTTTTCAAGACCGCAACACGGCAGAGCGGGCGGTTAACGAACTGCGCAGTAAAGGATTTGAGCAGGAAATATCCATTGTCGCCAAAGACGAAAAAGGCGGCGGTGCCGACTACGTTGCCAGAGGCCACGCCCCGGCTACCGGTATGGACAGCATAACCAATGGAGTCACCGCCGGCGGTGCTGTCGGCGGACTGCTGGGCCTGGCGGCCGGCGTGGGCGCCCTGGCCATCCCGGGAATTGGACCGGTTCTGGCTGCCGGTCCGCTGGCCGGTTTCCTAACGGGCGCCGCTACCGGTGGACTGGCAGGCGGTCTGGCCGATTACGGCATACCGGCAGAAAGAGGTCGCTATTATGAAGAAAAGGTGAAGCAAGGACATGTCCTGGTCTCGGTACGGTGTGATCATGGCAAGATCAATGAAGCAGCGAACATACTGCACCGCTATGGGGCACAGGATGTGGAGACACACTAACATGAGTAGCAGCACTGCTTGCTTGGCAGTGCTGTCCTTAATTTTACACGTTTTGTGCAACACTGACTGGTTCCCATTCTATAACAGAATTTCTCCTGCATTTTGAAAATAACGTCCTGCGGCAAATAATTATCTTAGCCCGTAACTATTTAAGCAGCTCCAGATATTTACGTTTGTACTCCAGAGCATCCTCTACCTGCAATCCATCGGCCTCACAAATAATTGTACAATCCAGCCCATACTCCACCATTAGATCCGCAAGATGCGAAAAATCCGGTCCAAAACCGGCATCCCGCGTGGTGCGATGACGCTTTTCACCCGCCCTGGTGAACTCAATCTGGCTGAAATGAATGTGCAGCTGTTTTAATATATCCGCACCCAACTGGCCTTGAATTTTATCCAATACAGCTGCAAAATGTTCCTTTTTTGTAAAACCACCCTGGCTGGCAGCATGCAGGTGAGCAAAATCAACTACGGGTACTACCCGGGGAGAAACAGTACAGAGTGCCAGCACCTCTTCCAGGTTACCCAATTGGGCAGGTTTACCCATGGTCTCGGCACCCAGCCGCACATCACCCAGCCCGCCGGCATCGGCCTGATCAATTATTTCCGCCAGCAATCGCTGGGCACGTAACAAGGCCTGGGCTCTATCTCCCTGCTTGCCGGCTCCGGGATGAAAAACAACCAGTCCGGCTCCCATCCAATGCGCTGCCTGCAGGGATTTCATGAGGTGCATGACTGTTTTTTCTTTTATTTGACTGTCTTCAGTGGCCAAATTTACATAATACGGAGCATGCAGGCTCAAAGAGATATCATATTCTCTGGCTTTTTCACCCAGGCGCCGCGCGGTCTGTTCTCCAATTGTCACACCTCTACCACACTGATACTCATAAGCGCTCAGTCCCAATTGGGCGAGGTAATAAGGCATGTCCAACGAACTCTTAAACCCCTGGGCATAAAAAGAGTCAGGGTTGCCGGCACTACCAAAACGAGGCATATTTTCACCTACTCCAGACAGTATTTCTCCTTTCTCCTCACTATAGCGATTTTAACAAAAATTCAGTGCATACATAAGCAAAAAAAATGAAATAATATGGCCAACAAAACAAATTTTTTAGCAGGAGGATGATTATGCACCACACTCAACAATTACAGCAACAAATACAGCGACTGCGGCAAGAGGTAAACGACATCACTCGTCGTCTGCAACAAACCGCAACAGTGTTGAATCAAGAGATGAACCAGATCAGCAACCTGGCCCAAATGCAAGATATACAGCAAGGCTTTGGCCAAGCAAGCACATATGCTCAGGCTGGATATGGCCAACAAGCGTTTGGTGCTGCTGGTATGCAAACAATGGGAGCGCAAATGCAGCCATTTATTCCGGGATATGGTCAGAGCAATCAATTCCAATCCCAACAAGGCGGTCAGTATACCCAAATGCAACCCCTCGCCGGATTTGTGGCCCAAAACTTTTCGGCATCCCAGCTTCCCACACTAATGCAGGGTCAACAACAAAGCGGTCAAATGAGCGGCATGGCTGGAACGGGCGTTATGGGTACCGGTTACCAACAACAATACCTGCCCCAGGGCATTAGCCAGTATGGCTTCCGCTGATAACAAATCACCACAGCAGACGGCAACATAATTTCCGTCTGCTTTTTTATTTCTGTACATTTTTCCTGCCACCTCTTTGCCGGCTACAGATAAGATAAGCGTTTAGTAAGAAGTTTATATATAAAAACACAAAAAATATCATAATAAAACAAAATAAGCCCATAGGCAAATTGCCATATTATGGTTATTATAATATTATAATTGCCAAGAGATGGGGTGGGTAAATTGAGCAGGGCAATTCGCGAAGGAGCATCATACAGCCAAAAAGATGTGGTGGATTTTTTAACTGAATTCTCCAGTTTTAAGGATCGGGTAGAGAAAAAATTTAAGGAAGTAGCCAAAGAATTAAGCGGAAAGCATAATGAACATGAACTGTGGGTAAATCTCTATTTGATTTCAACCGATTACGCTGAGGAATTGGCCAATCGCAAAAACAAATCGGCTGAATCACAGATGCAAAAGGTTTCTTGAATCAGGAAGAGCATTTCTTCCTGATTTTTTGTCGCTCTTGCCGTATTGTCCAATTTATGGTAAGCTCAAAAAAAACGAGTGTACGAGCAATAATTAATGTCTAAACCGGTTTATCTATTTCTCTATCAGGGAGAGTACTAATTCATGGCAACAAAAAAACCACTAAGAACAAGCAAAAAAGCAAAGGCCACCGTCTCTAAACAAAAACCTTTTTTTGGTTTTGCCCTGCCTCCCCGTATCAAAACCGACCTCCTGGCACTGGCTCTCATCGCCGGAGGTGCGCTCTGCCTGACCGCTTTATTAACCGACACAGTAGGATTCGTAGGCAATTTATTGCGTCAGGCTATGCTCTTCACCTGCGGCCGGGGCAGCTACTTGATCCCCCTGCTGTTGTTTTTAACCGGTTATCTACTAACCCGACAACCGCTGGAAACCAACTCACCGGACAGGCTTCTCCTGCCCATACTGGGCGTGGCCATCTTAACAGTAAATGCGCTTACATTAATCCAGCTCATAACGGCAAGCAACACCCTCCAATTGCCCGACACCATTCACAATGAGCAAGGAGGGGGAATTATCGGTGGTTTGACAGCCTGGGTGCTCTTAAAGAGTTTTGGTATAGCCGGCAGCTACATCATCATCATAGCAGCCAGCCTGGCTGCTATGCTTTTGCTGGCCAGTCGCCCCATTTCGCAACTGCTTATGGCAGGCCGGAACAGGCTACCGCAGCCCCGCTTAAGTTTCAGTCAAATAATCGACTTCTTTTTTACCGAGGCAGAGGACGAGGCAACACGCAATCAGAAACCGGTACGTTTGCACCACGAGTCAAAGAACTCGCCAGTCAGGGCATTACATGTGACAGGCGATTCAAACCCATCTACCAGACAGGAAACATTTACACCGGTAAAAAATGAGATACCCAAGGAAAAACAGGATCGGGAACCACCTTCCCAACCCGTATCCTTATCCGATGGCAGGCCCTACCGGCTGCCCCCACTTTCCTTACTGGGTACTCCCCCGGTACCCGCCAATAGCATGAACGATACCGAATTAACCCGGCGGACCAAAATACTGGAAGAAACCCTGGAGAGTTTCGGTATACCGGCAAAGGTAAGCGAAATATGCGTTGGCCCGGCCATCACCCGGTATGAAATCCAGCCCCCGCCAGGAGTCAAAGTAAGCCGTATTGTCGGCCTGTCCGATGATATTGCCTTAAGCCTTGCCGCACCGGGCGTGCGCATAGAAGCCCCTATCCCGGGCAAAGCGGCTGTGGGCATCGAGGTACCCAACCCGGAAATAACCCCGGTACATTTGAGGGACTTGCTGGAAAGCCGGGAATTCACCCATCCCTCATCCCGTCTCACGGTTGCCCTGGGTAGAGACATAGCCGGCACGCCGGTGGTTGCGGACCTGGGGAAAATGCCCCATTTGCTTGTTGCCGGTGCCACCGGGTCGGGGAAAAGCGTATGTATTAATACTTTAATCGCCAGCATTTTATTCCGGGCCACACCAGATGAAGTTAAGTTCTTGATGATCGACCCCAAAATGGTGGAATTGGCCACTTACAACGGTATACCCCATTTAATATCGCCCGTGGTCACCGACCCCAAAAAGGCTGCCGGCACCTTACGCTGGGCAGTAAAGGAAATGGAGAGGCGGTATGAACTTTTCGCCCATTGCGGCGTCCGGGATATTGCCCGTTACAACCAGGTCAATCAGACCGCCCTGCCGTATATTATTGTCTTGATTGACGAATTGGCCGACCTGATGATGGTAGCCCCGGCCGATGTAGAAGACTCCATTTGCCGGCTGGCTCAAATGGCCAGAGCGGCAGGGATTCACCTGGTAATTGCCACCCAAAGGCCATCGGTGGACATCATCACCGGGTTGATTAAAGCCAACATTCCCTCCCGCATCTCTTTTGCCGTTTCCTCCCAAACCGATTCACGTACAATTCTGGACATGGGGGGGGCGGAAAAACTGCTGGGTAAGGGTGATATGTTATTCTTCCCGGTAGGAGCACCCAAGCCCATACGGGTGCAGGGGGCATACCTTTCCGACAGCGATGTGGAAGCGCTGGTAAAATACCTTAAAGAACAAGCCCAACCTGTTTACGACGAACAAGTTCTAAAAGCACCGCCGGCGGAAGGCAAAAAAGCGGTAGCCGATGAGTATGAAGACGAGCTACTACCCCAGGCGGTGAAAATATTTATTGAATCTGGCACCGCATCCATCTCTCTTTTACAGCGCCGGTTACACATCGGCTATGCCCGGGCCGCCCGCCTGGTAGATATAATGGAACAAAAAGGTATTGTGGGCGGCTTTGAAGGCAGCAAGCCCCGGGCCATCCTGATGAGCATGGAACAATATCGCCAAACCTTTCCGGAAAACTAAGTGCTTGACTGCTCAATAAACCAGTGATAGCATGAAAGAAAGAAAAAAGAAAGGAGCCTCACCTGTCATGCCGGAAATGTTTGACTTTAGCATTTTCTATGCCAGTCTGGCTTTCTGTACAGCCATCGGTATATTATCCGTAGTGTTTGCCCGGCCCATTAAAGAGATCATAGCAGAAGTAGACCGTCAATCCGACGGCCGAACTGTCCAACACTGACCACACCTGTATCAACTGTTACTGTGGAGCGACCTGGTTACAACCAGGTCGCTTTGTTTTTGGTAATATTTTACTAAAAGTAAAAGTTACCTAACACCGGTAAAAATGTGTTATTATATTGATATAACACTATTGCCAAATTAAATTTTTATTTAAAATCCAAAGGGGATTGTACTGTGAGAAAATATAGTGGTATTTTATGTCTGATGCTACTATTGTTTTTATCGGGTTGCCGGTCTTGGACATCCGGCAAAGAAACTCAACCGGCGACACCATTGCCGCCACCCCCACCCATCAAGAAACAAACGGCGCAATATTTGGATTTAGCTATATACTATTTGAAGGATGACGGCCAGCAACCCTACCTGGTTCGTGAAGTACACAGGGTCCCATATACCACAGCTGTAGCTTCTGCTGCACTGCATGAACTAATCAGCACACCTCCCCACACCCCGGGCGCTCAGACCGTCTTGCCCCCTCAAACAAAGGTGCTGGGAATAAAAATAGAAAACGGTCTGTGTACAGTAAACTTTTCCGAAGAAGTGCTGAAAGCCAATGTGGGAGCGGCAGGAGAGGCCCTGGGCATTCAAAGCATTGTGAACACACTTACTGAATTTCCTGAAATCAGACAAGTATCCTTTCAAGTTAATGGCCAGGTAGACGAAAGAGCCAAAAACTGGTGGGGACATGTAGGACTCTACAACCAGCCTTTTAAACGCGATTTAAGCAGTGTTGTCAAACCCCCCATCTGGGTAACTTACCCGCTGCCCAACCAGGTGGCCAGTGTTCCCTTACTGGTAAAAGGATCGGCTATGGTTTTTGAGGGAACTGTAAACGCCCGTTTAAGAGATGAACAGGGACAAGAAATAGCGAGAGGATATACTACCGCTACTCAGGGAGCCCCCGGACGGGGTGACTTCGAACTGCGACTGACCTATCAAAAACCACCCAGCGGGAGCAAAGGGACACTGGAGGTTTTCTGGGTAAGTCCCAAAGATGGTAGCGAACTGGATAAGGTTACAGTCCCGCTCATTTGGCCATAAATAAACCAAGAATACATTATGAAAGGAAGGTTGGCATAGATATGAGCCAAGCCAAATCAGTACCCCAGACCCTTACCCTGGAGACAATCAAACAGCGCGTCAAAGCCGACATGATCTGGGTTATCATCAGCGTCGCCATAGCACTTACCACAGGTCTGGCTGTTGGCAATCTGGTCAAGTTCTAGCCCGGCTTTTTCGCGGATGATTTTGAACATGTGAGAGTTGCTACAAGCAGGAGCGAGCGGTGCTTTCCAGCACCGCTCCTATTTTTTTAACCACAACCACCATATCACCGCAGCACACATTATTAACACCACCCTGGCATAATCCAGCTTTTTTCCTGATAACAGGTTCTTGATTTTAAGCCACTCGGCAATAGCATATGGTACTACAAATACCAAGAAAATCATCCTGGCTACAGGCACAAAACCCGGGTGACCAAGAGTGAACAACCACAAAATAATGGACCAGAGTATTATCGCCAGAGAAATACGTACCGGGCCGGGTAATTGCTGGTACTTCAAAGTGCTCACCTCATCTCATATGTTTATTAAATGTTTACATATATTACCATAAAGAAACTTATGCGTACCAGCAACATAGCATATTATAATGCTATATTCTCAAAAACCAGGGGGGTTTTTTGTGTGCAAATTACTGTAACTCCGGTGCGTTCATTTAGTGATTTGGTATTGTTCTGCCGTCTACCATACTTGATAAACAACGATAGATCTCACATGGCCGCTTTAAGTCCAGAAGATCCTGTGCAATATTTACCCGCAAGCAACCCAACATTATCGCATATCGACCTGTCCCTTTACATTGCCTGGCAAGACAAAAAACCGGTAGGACGAATCTCGGCCAGTTATGACCGGCTGAACCCTCGTCGCGATGTAGCGTTTTTTGGCAGCTTAATCTGTCAAAATAGCCCAACCATAATGCGTGCTCTTTTAAGGGAAACCTGTCTTTTTGCTGCCCGGCACAAATGCAATATATTGCTGGGGCCGGCAACATTCAACACCAACCAGCAGGTTGGCTTGTTAATTGAAGGCTTTATACATGGCCCTCAATACATGTTACCTTATAATCCCCCTTATTATCAACAGTTATTGGAGGAGTGCGGACTAATAAAAGAAGCTGATTTACTGACATTCAGCTGGTCTGCTGCTCAGGGATTGCCCGACAGGATCCGGGAAAAAGCCGCACGAGCATTGAAAAATTTACCAACTGCCCGTGTCAGAACAGTCAATGCCGGAAATATCTTTCAGGAAGCCCGGATTATCAATGAAATATTCAACCAATCTATGAACCAGCTCTGGGGCTATATCCCCGTGCGAACAGAAGAAACTCTGGCCACCCTACATTCCTGCTTGCAAGACGTGCATCCTTCACTGCAACTAGTTCTGGAGGTTGAAAAAGAGCCGGTAGGTGTTTTGCTCTTTTTCCCCGCCCCATCCCCCACCCGACCGGGTATTAAATCTGTAAGGGCCGGGATAATGGGTATAGTGCCTTCCTTTAGAAAACGAGGGTTGGATGCAATACTAATCAAACGGGCCATTGAATTATTTCTCCAGCTGGGCTATGATGAAGCCGACCTTTCTCAGGTCCATGAAAATAATCTGGTTATGTTAAACTTGCTGAGCAAAACCTTCCAACTGAAGCAAACGCGCCGCTATAGAGTTTATGCCTGCCCGCTGGAAAGCCACCTGTCTATATAACAGGATATTATTTACCTTATCGAAAAAAATTTGACAATAACCAGATACATGAGTTATGTTTTTTATAAAACCTTGTGGGGAGGCAGTACACAAAAAATGTCAAGAGTTGACGCGCTAGTTGCCGAACTGGAGACATTAAGCCTGGAAGAACTTAAAGAACTCTTCGACCGGATGGCAGACACACTGGACCTGTTGGGTTGGATAAAACTAAACGAAGTCAGCTTTATTTAAATAATGACCAAAAAAAAGCCCCACAAACCATGTGGGGGTGCTCAAAGAGATTTAGGAGGCTGGTTTACTGCTAGCTGCAGTAGTATTATTTTTACCCAACATTTAAAACATATACACATCTCTGATTTGGACCAACCGGACAAACACAAACTTATTTCACCATAAGCAATACGAGGTAGTAGCAGTGAAAGATTATATTATTAAAGGCGGCAAACTGGTTACTTCCAGCGGTCTGGTGGAAAACAGCGGATTATTGGTAATGCGTGGTAAAATTGCCCTGCCGGGCGCAATGCGCCCGGAAAGCCTGTACAGCGGCTTCGCCTGCACCCTTTACCCGGGTAGCCGGTCCATAGTACAATTCCCCAAGGCTAGTGAAGACTCAGGGGCGTATGAATTAATTGACGCTACCGGAATGTATATTACTCCGGGGTTTATTGACCTGCATGTGCACGGCGGGTGTGGTTTTGATGTTATGGACGCCAATGCCAGAG
Coding sequences within:
- a CDS encoding general stress protein, whose amino-acid sequence is MANTVLGVFQDRNTAERAVNELRSKGFEQEISIVAKDEKGGGADYVARGHAPATGMDSITNGVTAGGAVGGLLGLAAGVGALAIPGIGPVLAAGPLAGFLTGAATGGLAGGLADYGIPAERGRYYEEKVKQGHVLVSVRCDHGKINEAANILHRYGAQDVETH
- a CDS encoding TIM barrel protein, with protein sequence MDMPYYLAQLGLSAYEYQCGRGVTIGEQTARRLGEKAREYDISLSLHAPYYVNLATEDSQIKEKTVMHLMKSLQAAHWMGAGLVVFHPGAGKQGDRAQALLRAQRLLAEIIDQADAGGLGDVRLGAETMGKPAQLGNLEEVLALCTVSPRVVPVVDFAHLHAASQGGFTKKEHFAAVLDKIQGQLGADILKQLHIHFSQIEFTRAGEKRHRTTRDAGFGPDFSHLADLMVEYGLDCTIICEADGLQVEDALEYKRKYLELLK
- a CDS encoding FtsK/SpoIIIE family DNA translocase, producing MATKKPLRTSKKAKATVSKQKPFFGFALPPRIKTDLLALALIAGGALCLTALLTDTVGFVGNLLRQAMLFTCGRGSYLIPLLLFLTGYLLTRQPLETNSPDRLLLPILGVAILTVNALTLIQLITASNTLQLPDTIHNEQGGGIIGGLTAWVLLKSFGIAGSYIIIIAASLAAMLLLASRPISQLLMAGRNRLPQPRLSFSQIIDFFFTEAEDEATRNQKPVRLHHESKNSPVRALHVTGDSNPSTRQETFTPVKNEIPKEKQDREPPSQPVSLSDGRPYRLPPLSLLGTPPVPANSMNDTELTRRTKILEETLESFGIPAKVSEICVGPAITRYEIQPPPGVKVSRIVGLSDDIALSLAAPGVRIEAPIPGKAAVGIEVPNPEITPVHLRDLLESREFTHPSSRLTVALGRDIAGTPVVADLGKMPHLLVAGATGSGKSVCINTLIASILFRATPDEVKFLMIDPKMVELATYNGIPHLISPVVTDPKKAAGTLRWAVKEMERRYELFAHCGVRDIARYNQVNQTALPYIIVLIDELADLMMVAPADVEDSICRLAQMARAAGIHLVIATQRPSVDIITGLIKANIPSRISFAVSSQTDSRTILDMGGAEKLLGKGDMLFFPVGAPKPIRVQGAYLSDSDVEALVKYLKEQAQPVYDEQVLKAPPAEGKKAVADEYEDELLPQAVKIFIESGTASISLLQRRLHIGYARAARLVDIMEQKGIVGGFEGSKPRAILMSMEQYRQTFPEN
- a CDS encoding Gmad2 immunoglobulin-like domain-containing protein, with product MDLAIYYLKDDGQQPYLVREVHRVPYTTAVASAALHELISTPPHTPGAQTVLPPQTKVLGIKIENGLCTVNFSEEVLKANVGAAGEALGIQSIVNTLTEFPEIRQVSFQVNGQVDERAKNWWGHVGLYNQPFKRDLSSVVKPPIWVTYPLPNQVASVPLLVKGSAMVFEGTVNARLRDEQGQEIARGYTTATQGAPGRGDFELRLTYQKPPSGSKGTLEVFWVSPKDGSELDKVTVPLIWP
- a CDS encoding GNAT family N-acetyltransferase, with translation MQITVTPVRSFSDLVLFCRLPYLINNDRSHMAALSPEDPVQYLPASNPTLSHIDLSLYIAWQDKKPVGRISASYDRLNPRRDVAFFGSLICQNSPTIMRALLRETCLFAARHKCNILLGPATFNTNQQVGLLIEGFIHGPQYMLPYNPPYYQQLLEECGLIKEADLLTFSWSAAQGLPDRIREKAARALKNLPTARVRTVNAGNIFQEARIINEIFNQSMNQLWGYIPVRTEETLATLHSCLQDVHPSLQLVLEVEKEPVGVLLFFPAPSPTRPGIKSVRAGIMGIVPSFRKRGLDAILIKRAIELFLQLGYDEADLSQVHENNLVMLNLLSKTFQLKQTRRYRVYACPLESHLSI